The following DNA comes from Hahella chejuensis KCTC 2396.
ATTACTTTGGCGATTTTCTGAAACCAGATATATTGGATATACAAAATAAGCGATATGCTGAAGTTAAGCCACTGTCAATAAGCGGAATTGCAAGTGGGACTACGCAAATGAAAGCTTATGACTCAGCATATGGAAAGTTTGGCCTGTCAAGAGAGATAGGGTTTTTTCCCGCACCAACAAGTGTGCAGGGGACTGAAGTTTACTTCTTTAATAGTGACGGGGTTATCTTTTATACCGACGATGATGATGAGAGGAGCAATATGCGAGGTGTGCCATTAACTTCAATGAGTAGAAAGTATCGAGCATATTGGACAGGTAGAAGATCAATGTACAGGAACTTGACATCTCCTCTTTCTACATATGATAAAGTTGTGCTGAGTGGGGTTGGTGCTGCTATGGCCTTGCAAGGTGCAAGGTGCAAGGTTCGTGATTATGGCTGTTCCTCCAATGATGCTTAGGTTCTAAAAGTGAATTTGATAATGCACTCTATTAATTGTTAAATGGTTTTATAGGGAGGAATAAGATGGGAATGGTGTTGTATTTTAAAGAGATTTCAAGAGATGAATATGTTGGGTTGAGTGAAGGAAATATAAATGTTGAGGACTTTTTATTCCCAGAAGATATCGAAGACCCATTCGTTGGACAGTTTTGCTTAGGTAAAATATGGCATGTCCTCCATTATATTATAAGTGGTGATCCAGGTGGCCATGCCGAGTATTCATCAATGGCAATTATGGGAGGGAGGCCTGTTGGCCCTAACTTGGGCTATGGTCAGGCACGCATAATTGATGTGTGCGAAGTCAAAGAAATTAGTGAAGTGCTTGAAATGATCGATTTTAGTATGAAATTACAGAGCCTCAAGCGGGAGGAGAGCGATATTAAACAGATCTATCATGGTGAAATTCTGAAAGATGATGGAATAGGTGAGATAATTAAATACTTTGATAAACTTAAAGCTTTTTACTCAAAAGCTTCTGGGAATGATAGTGCGCTACTTATATATTTAGCATGATGAGAGTCACCATTATTAACCAGGCATCGATATAGGCATTTTATGCCGCATATTTGATGTCTAGTTAATAATTATTTTCGCAAACTACTCGGCCTCGACCCAAACCACCAAGTGACAGCCGTGGTTGTCAGAAACAGCATCTGAGCAATTGCCTCTTTGTACAGGACCATAAGATCGACCGGGCTGAGCATCCCGACGCCACCGAAATGGCGGCTAATATTCAGGGTCACAAACGTCGCCAGAATAAGCAGATAGACAGTAATCAGCGGCCGCATCAGGCCCCGGATAGCATCGACAAACCATATCCTATAAGTTTGGCTCTGCTCTGAACCGGCTGGTGGAAGAGACCCAGCCGACTGGCGCGGTGCTCAGCTACAGCTATGACAAGGCGGGCAATAAAACCTCCGCCACCGTCACCCATCAGGGTAAAGCGGAAACGACCACCTACCTGTACGATACGTTAAACCGTCTGAGCAAAGTGATCGATCCTCAGGGCGGCGAAACCCTGTACGCTTACGATGCGGTGGGTAACCGTGAGAGCGTGACGCAAGCCAACGGCCAAACCACAACCTATGTCTATGACGCCTTGAACCGACTGACGCGTCAAACCACGACGGATGCGGCGGACAATGTCATCGCCGACTACCATTACACCCTGCACAGCACAGGGATACGGGAACAAATTGAAGAGCTGCACAACGGCCGGGTGTCGACCTATACCTACGACGCCCTGTATCGTCTGACGCATGACGCCATCAGCGATCCGGTCAATGGCGACTACAGCGCGGAATACCGCTTCGATAAAGTCGGCAACCGCATCTACAGCATCATCGACGGCGTGCACACCGCCTACAGCTACGATGACAATGATCGCCTGACGCAACAGGGCGGCGTCACCTACGCCTATGACGCCAACGGCAATACGCTGACGGAAACCGAAGACGGTCTGGTCACGGCGCGTTACACCTACAGCGCGAAGAACAAACTCCTCGCGGTAACCAAAGCGGGCGAGACCACCAGCTTCGATTATAACCCAGACGGCATTCGCACCCGGAAAGCGGAAAGCGGCGCCACCACCGACTTTATCGTCGACCAGAACCGCGATTACGCCCAGGTGCTGCAAGAAGTCGTCAATGGCGCCAAGCAAGTCAGCTATGTGTACGGCGACGACCTGCTAAGCCAGGCAAGAGCCGGCGACGTCGGCTACTATGTCTACGACGGCCAAGGCTCCGTCCGCTCTTTAACAAACCAGACCGGCGCTCAAACCGACAGCTACCACTACGACGCCTTCGGTATCCTGCTGCACAGCGAAGGAGGCACCCCGAACAGCTACCTGTACACCGGAGAGCAATACGATGCATCCCTGGATCAGTATTACCTAAGGGCGAGGTATTACGACCAGAACCAGGGGCGGTTTACGCAGATGGATAAATACCAAGGTAGGAAAGGAGCCCCCCTAACGTTACACAAGTATTTATACTCGCATGGTGACTCAGTTAATGGTACTGATCCATCTGGGTATATGACATTAATGGATGTATCTGCCTCGCATAATCTCTTAGGTTCTATGATCGGACGTAGCATCTCAGTAATCAATGCCATCGATAAGCTTCAAGGAGCGATTGGGGTTGCGCAAAGTGTGGCGCAAGCCTTTAGTCTTCTTGCTGATCCCTTTAGGATGAATCAATTAAGCAGTTACCTAGATACATCTAATAAGCAGTTCGAAGGAGTATTAGATTCTGACGCAGCAGAGCATACAGCAGCAGTGTTGAAGAGAAACGCAGGAAAGCTAGCGAGATCAGTTGCTACTCATAAATACAAGACCTTAGGTCGATACCTTAAAGACAAAAAATCTTCTGTGGTATTTTATTTGCCTACGCCGAGCGTTAACCCAGGGCCCTCGCAGATGCTACCTGCGCCATTAAAGTTGCGCTTTCCTGGCTTTGGCAGTAAACCGGTTAAATTGGCAGTAGGTGGCCATGCAACTCGATATTTTGGTGTCGGATTTACTAGCGGTAGTTCTGCAAAAGCTTCTTTGGCAAATCAGCGACAACTATTTAGAGTGGATTGGAAGATTGTTGGAAAACATAGTCCTGGGGATGGTAAGAATGCTGACTACTGGGTCGATGATGGTTTGGAATTTCATGTGCCGAGGGAACCATAGTGAAGAAATTAACTTGGGACGACTGCAAAGCTAGAATACGAATATACAATGGCGCTATTGCATTCTCCATAAACTATTGGCGAAATGCATTAGCTTTTGATGAAGAGATATTTGGGAGATTGAAGGATGCCTTTGTATTTGAAGGCCCCTTAGACGAAGAAAACGCTTCTGTTGGTTTTTTTTATTTGACCCCAGAGAATAGAAGTGAAATTTATATTGAAAGGCTTATGAGAAATGATTTGGTAAAGCTATTTGTTGCTGGCGCTAATGACGTTTTTTACCAATGTATTCCTGAATCATTGATGGTAGAGTTGGGCGAAATTGGTGAGTTTTCATCGAGTGCTATTCAAGCGGCAAAAACCATCAAGGGTTGTGAATGGCTTATTCTCAGTGATGGTAATGAGCATGATGAGCCGTTTTATTTGTTTGAATCATAAGT
Coding sequences within:
- a CDS encoding YfbM family protein, which produces MGMVLYFKEISRDEYVGLSEGNINVEDFLFPEDIEDPFVGQFCLGKIWHVLHYIISGDPGGHAEYSSMAIMGGRPVGPNLGYGQARIIDVCEVKEISEVLEMIDFSMKLQSLKREESDIKQIYHGEILKDDGIGEIIKYFDKLKAFYSKASGNDSALLIYLA
- a CDS encoding RHS repeat domain-containing protein — protein: MIDPQGGETLYAYDAVGNRESVTQANGQTTTYVYDALNRLTRQTTTDAADNVIADYHYTLHSTGIREQIEELHNGRVSTYTYDALYRLTHDAISDPVNGDYSAEYRFDKVGNRIYSIIDGVHTAYSYDDNDRLTQQGGVTYAYDANGNTLTETEDGLVTARYTYSAKNKLLAVTKAGETTSFDYNPDGIRTRKAESGATTDFIVDQNRDYAQVLQEVVNGAKQVSYVYGDDLLSQARAGDVGYYVYDGQGSVRSLTNQTGAQTDSYHYDAFGILLHSEGGTPNSYLYTGEQYDASLDQYYLRARYYDQNQGRFTQMDKYQGRKGAPLTLHKYLYSHGDSVNGTDPSGYMTLMDVSASHNLLGSMIGRSISVINAIDKLQGAIGVAQSVAQAFSLLADPFRMNQLSSYLDTSNKQFEGVLDSDAAEHTAAVLKRNAGKLARSVATHKYKTLGRYLKDKKSSVVFYLPTPSVNPGPSQMLPAPLKLRFPGFGSKPVKLAVGGHATRYFGVGFTSGSSAKASLANQRQLFRVDWKIVGKHSPGDGKNADYWVDDGLEFHVPREP